In one Ornithinimicrobium pratense genomic region, the following are encoded:
- a CDS encoding glutaredoxin domain-containing protein, translating to MRWLWVPMLALVAVVAGFAVRDGDYGLAAVYLVGGLLLVWWLAPFRGGRTTTHQEVLAMPDSERQVVIYWRPGCGFCARLKSSLGADGDKAVWVNIWQDEEAAAFVRSVNDGNEVVPTVVIDGTPHTNPDPALVRDRLAEG from the coding sequence ATGCGCTGGCTGTGGGTCCCGATGCTCGCCCTCGTGGCGGTCGTCGCCGGGTTCGCGGTGCGCGACGGCGACTACGGTTTGGCCGCCGTCTACCTCGTCGGCGGGCTGCTGCTCGTCTGGTGGCTTGCCCCCTTCCGGGGCGGCCGCACCACTACCCATCAGGAGGTCCTGGCCATGCCCGACAGCGAGCGTCAGGTCGTCATCTACTGGCGGCCCGGGTGCGGTTTCTGCGCCCGGCTGAAGTCCAGCCTCGGGGCCGACGGCGACAAGGCCGTCTGGGTCAACATCTGGCAGGACGAGGAGGCCGCCGCCTTCGTGCGCAGCGTCAACGACGGCAACGAGGTCGTGCCGACCGTCGTCATCGACGGCACGCCACACACCAACCCGGACCCGGCACTGGTCAGGGACCGGCTGGCGGAGGGCTGA
- the gatC gene encoding Asp-tRNA(Asn)/Glu-tRNA(Gln) amidotransferase subunit GatC has protein sequence MSNLSRDDVAHVAMLARIQLEDHELDRLAGQLDQIVDWVGQVNEVAADDVPPMSHPLPLVNVTRPDEVRPSLSQEEALANAPAADDGRFGVPRILDEE, from the coding sequence ATGTCCAACCTCTCGCGCGACGACGTCGCGCACGTCGCCATGCTGGCGCGCATCCAGCTCGAGGACCACGAGTTAGACCGCCTCGCGGGCCAGCTCGACCAGATCGTCGACTGGGTCGGCCAGGTCAACGAGGTCGCCGCTGACGACGTGCCGCCGATGTCCCACCCCCTGCCCCTGGTCAACGTCACCCGGCCCGACGAGGTGCGGCCCAGCCTGTCCCAGGAGGAGGCGCTGGCGAACGCCCCGGCGGCGGATGACGGCCGGTTCGGCGTCCCGCGCATCCTGGACGAGGAGTGA